A single region of the Plantactinospora soyae genome encodes:
- a CDS encoding glycosyl hydrolase family 18 protein has translation MRRSIRRALWAGVAAAVVVAAVPVTAALGAGSLTTSFAVSSDWGSGHEVKVTVTNGTDASVSTWRVEFDLPAGTTVSSSWDADVTRSGDRYVAVKKSWAGALAPGASATWGYVGSGGYRAPLNCTVNGTACGGGTTPTATPTTVRPTTAPPTTPPPTTPPVTTPPPTNPGAQKVVGYFTQWGVYQRAYHAKNIHTSGSAAKMTHILYAFGNTTGGRCTIGDSYADYDRAYTAAESVDGVADTWDAGALRGSFNQLRKLKRMYPNLKVIWSFGGWTWSGGFTQAAQNPAAFAESCHALVEDPRWADVFDGIDVDWEYPNACGLTCDASGPNAFKNVVSALRSRFGSSALVTAAITADGSNGGKIDAADYAGAINNLNWLMPMTYDYFGAFAAQGPTAPHSPLTSYNGIPQQGFWSDAAIQKLKSKGVPANKLLLGIGFYGRGWTGVTQATPGGTATGAAPGTYEAGIEDYKVLKNTCPATGTIAGTAYAKCGNNWWSYDTPATIGGKMSYAKGQGLGGAFFWELSGDTSNGELISAISNGLR, from the coding sequence ATGAGGAGATCCATCCGCCGGGCGCTCTGGGCCGGCGTCGCGGCCGCGGTGGTTGTCGCCGCGGTCCCCGTCACCGCGGCTCTCGGTGCCGGCAGCCTCACCACCAGCTTCGCCGTCAGCTCCGACTGGGGCTCCGGCCACGAGGTCAAGGTGACCGTCACCAACGGCACCGACGCGTCGGTGAGCACCTGGCGGGTCGAGTTCGACCTGCCCGCCGGCACCACCGTCAGCAGCTCCTGGGACGCCGACGTCACCCGTAGCGGCGACCGGTACGTGGCGGTCAAGAAGAGCTGGGCCGGTGCGCTCGCCCCGGGCGCCTCGGCAACCTGGGGCTACGTCGGCTCAGGTGGCTACCGGGCGCCGCTGAACTGCACCGTCAACGGAACCGCCTGCGGCGGCGGAACCACGCCGACCGCCACTCCGACGACCGTCCGGCCCACCACGGCGCCGCCGACGACCCCGCCACCGACCACGCCGCCGGTGACCACCCCGCCGCCGACCAACCCGGGCGCGCAGAAGGTGGTCGGCTACTTCACCCAGTGGGGCGTCTACCAGCGGGCCTACCACGCGAAGAACATCCACACCAGCGGCTCGGCCGCGAAGATGACCCACATCCTGTACGCCTTCGGCAACACCACCGGCGGCCGGTGCACGATCGGGGACAGCTACGCGGACTACGACCGGGCGTACACGGCGGCGGAGAGCGTCGACGGGGTGGCCGACACCTGGGACGCCGGTGCGCTGCGGGGCAGCTTCAACCAGCTCCGCAAGCTCAAGCGGATGTACCCGAACCTCAAGGTGATCTGGTCGTTCGGCGGCTGGACCTGGTCCGGCGGCTTCACCCAGGCCGCGCAGAACCCGGCCGCGTTCGCCGAGTCCTGCCACGCGCTGGTCGAGGATCCGCGCTGGGCGGACGTCTTCGACGGCATCGACGTCGACTGGGAGTACCCGAACGCGTGCGGACTTACCTGCGACGCCAGCGGCCCGAACGCGTTCAAGAACGTGGTCTCCGCGCTGCGTAGCCGGTTCGGCTCGTCCGCACTGGTCACCGCCGCGATCACCGCGGACGGCAGCAACGGCGGCAAGATCGACGCGGCCGACTACGCCGGGGCGATCAACAACCTCAACTGGTTGATGCCGATGACGTACGACTACTTCGGCGCCTTCGCCGCGCAGGGCCCGACGGCGCCGCACTCGCCGCTCACCTCGTACAACGGGATTCCGCAGCAGGGCTTCTGGTCCGACGCGGCGATCCAGAAGTTGAAGAGCAAGGGCGTGCCGGCCAACAAGCTGCTGCTCGGCATCGGCTTCTACGGTCGGGGCTGGACCGGCGTCACCCAGGCCACCCCGGGCGGTACGGCCACCGGGGCGGCGCCGGGCACCTACGAGGCCGGCATCGAGGACTACAAGGTCCTCAAGAACACCTGCCCGGCGACCGGCACCATCGCCGGCACGGCGTACGCGAAGTGCGGCAACAACTGGTGGAGCTACGACACCCCGGCGACCATCGGCGGCAAGATGTCGTACGCCAAGGGTCAGGGGCTGGGCGGCGCCTTCTTCTGGGAGCTCTCCGGTGACACCAGCAACGGCGAGCTGATCAGCGCCATCTCGAACGGTCTTCGCTAA
- a CDS encoding glutathione peroxidase, which translates to MTVFDTEIGALTGGFTDLGQFRGNALLVVNLASRCGLTPQYVGLQALHEAYGERGLTVLGVPSNQFADQEPGTPAEIAEFARSNFGATFPMTEKIDVNGPDRHPLYAALVDAPDDGGHSGDIRWNFEKFLVAPDGTVVARFAPQVEPEAPEVAAAIETVLPR; encoded by the coding sequence ATGACCGTCTTCGACACCGAGATCGGAGCGCTGACCGGAGGCTTCACCGATCTCGGTCAGTTCCGCGGCAACGCGCTGCTCGTGGTCAACCTCGCCTCACGCTGCGGGCTGACCCCGCAGTACGTCGGCCTCCAGGCGCTGCACGAGGCCTACGGAGAGCGCGGTCTGACCGTGCTCGGTGTGCCCAGCAACCAGTTCGCCGACCAGGAACCCGGCACACCGGCCGAGATCGCCGAGTTCGCCCGGTCGAACTTCGGCGCGACCTTCCCGATGACCGAGAAGATCGACGTCAACGGTCCGGACCGGCACCCGCTCTACGCCGCACTGGTCGACGCCCCCGATGACGGCGGGCACTCCGGTGACATCCGGTGGAACTTCGAGAAGTTCCTGGTCGCGCCGGACGGCACCGTCGTCGCCCGGTTCGCGCCCCAGGTAGAGCCGGAGGCGCCGGAGGTCGCCGCCGCGATCGAGACGGTGCTGCCCCGGTAG
- a CDS encoding helix-turn-helix domain-containing protein, translating to MLRSAGLSAVEEATYLALIRHGGARVVDLADRMGLTEARVRRVVAVLEREGFVHRTPPPGERVVPVPPDLAVEQLIRRRYAELELAREAAHRIAAEARGRAANRRTEDLIEIVSGRAAVGRAFEQVQRTARREMRVLVAPPYAIPTSINPTQLDREAAGVSYRAVYDSTALEDAEFTASVAAHIRSGERARLAVALPTKLAVADRKLALLPLAWSASAHDAALLVHPCGLLDALIALFETVWTQATPLSSVGLAEVAGAAEISAEDRQLLSLLVAGLTDEAVGARLGISRRTVVRRVQILMERTGSRSRLQLGWQAHGRGWL from the coding sequence GTGCTGAGATCCGCCGGGCTGAGCGCGGTGGAGGAGGCGACCTACCTCGCGCTGATCCGGCACGGCGGCGCCCGGGTGGTGGACCTCGCCGACCGGATGGGGCTGACGGAGGCCCGGGTACGGCGGGTCGTCGCCGTCCTCGAACGGGAGGGCTTCGTACACCGCACCCCGCCGCCCGGCGAACGGGTCGTGCCGGTGCCGCCGGACCTCGCCGTCGAACAGTTGATCCGACGCCGGTACGCGGAGCTGGAGCTGGCCCGGGAGGCGGCACACCGGATCGCGGCCGAGGCCCGGGGCAGGGCCGCCAACCGGCGTACCGAGGATCTGATCGAGATCGTCTCGGGGCGGGCCGCCGTCGGTCGGGCCTTCGAGCAGGTGCAACGGACCGCCCGCCGGGAGATGCGGGTGCTGGTCGCGCCGCCGTACGCGATCCCGACGTCGATCAACCCCACCCAGCTCGATCGGGAGGCCGCCGGGGTGTCCTATCGGGCGGTGTACGACAGCACGGCGCTGGAGGACGCCGAGTTCACGGCCAGTGTCGCCGCCCACATCCGCTCCGGGGAACGGGCCCGGCTCGCCGTGGCGCTACCCACGAAGCTCGCGGTCGCGGACCGCAAACTGGCGTTGTTGCCGCTGGCCTGGAGCGCGTCGGCGCACGACGCGGCACTGCTGGTGCACCCGTGCGGTCTGTTGGACGCCCTCATCGCGCTCTTCGAGACGGTGTGGACGCAGGCGACGCCCCTGTCATCGGTCGGCCTGGCGGAGGTGGCCGGGGCCGCCGAGATCTCCGCCGAGGACCGGCAACTGCTCTCGCTGCTGGTCGCCGGCCTCACCGACGAGGCGGTCGGCGCCCGGCTCGGGATCAGCCGCCGTACGGTCGTACGCCGGGTGCAGATCCTGATGGAGCGCACCGGATCGCGATCCCGGCTTCAGTTGGGCTGGCAGGCGCACGGGCGCGGCTGGCTCTGA